One genomic window of Pempheris klunzingeri isolate RE-2024b chromosome 12, fPemKlu1.hap1, whole genome shotgun sequence includes the following:
- the LOC139210476 gene encoding calpain-1 catalytic subunit-like codes for MYPAGGISASIYANRLRAEGMGSNEQAVFFSNQDYEALKQECVESGCLFEDPCFPAEPPSLGFKELAPYSSKTRDVEWMRPTELTDDPQFIVGGATRTDICQGALGDCWLLAAIASLTLNERLLHRVVPHGQSFQDDYAGIFHFQFWQFGEWVDVVIDDRLPVKDGELMFVHSAEGNEFWSALLEKAYAKLNGSYEALSGGSTTEGFEDFTGGVSEMYELSKAPRDLHRIIGKALDRGSLLGCSIDITSAFDMEAVTFKKLVKGHAYSLTGLKEVNFRGNMERLIRIRNPWGQVEWTGAWSDSSPEWDEIDPSEREDLHLQMEDGEFWMSFRDFLRQFSRLEICNLTPDALSEDTLSHWNTMKFYGMWRRGSTAGGCRNHPNTFWINPQYKITLLEEDDDPEDDEVACSFLVALMQKDRRRYRRQGQDMHTIGFALYEIPEEYRGCQNVHLKKNFFLSHSSCARSETFINLREVSTRLRLPPGEYLIVPSTYEPSKEADFVLRVFTEKQSETEELDDEVSADFGEDDEISEDDIDDSFKSMFAQLAGEDMEISVHELKTIMNRVVTRHKDLKTDGFSTESCRTMVNLMDKDGSARLGLVEFQILWNKIRKWLVIFREFDLDKSGAMSSYEMRLAVESAGFKLNNRLNQVLVARYAENEMIDFDNFICCLVKLEAMFRSFQQFNKDESGVAEMNINEWLYLTMCG; via the exons ATGTATCCAGCTGGAGGGATTTCTGCAAGCATATACGCCAACAGGCTGCGGGCAGAAGGCATGGGCTCCAACGAGCAGGCCGTATTCTTCTCCAACCAGGACTACGAGGCCCTGAAGCAGGAATGTGTGGAGTCTGGCTGCCTGTTCGAGGATCCCTGTTTCCCCGCTGAGCCTCCTTCCCTCGGCTTCAAGGAGCTCGCCCCATACTCCTCCAAAACCCGAGATGTGGAGTGGATGAGGCCCACG GAGCTGACAGATGACCCTCAGTTCATTGTGGGTGGTGCCACCAGAACGGACATCTGTCAGGGCGCGCTGG GTGACTGCTGGCTCTTAGCAGCCATCGCCTCTCTCACCCTGAATGAGAGGCTTCTTCATCGGGTGGTCCCACATGGCCAGTCCTTCCAAGACGACTATGCAGGAATCTTCCACTTTCAG TTCTGGCAGTTCGGCGAGTGGGTCGATGTCGTGATAGACGACAGGTTGCCTGTGAAAGACGGGGAGCTGATGTTTGTCCACTCTGCTGAGGGCAATGAATTCTGGAGCGCACTCCTGGAGAAGGCTTACGCAAA gCTGAATGGCTCCTATGAGGCTCTGTCTGGAGGAAGCACCACTGAAGGGTTTGAGGACTTCACAGGTGGTGTTTCTGAGATGTACGAGCTCAGCAAAGCACCCAGAGATCTGCACAGGATCATTGGGAAAGCTCTGGACCGAGGCTCTCTGCTGGGCTGCTCCATCGAC ATCACCAGTGCCTTCGACATGGAGGCTGTTACGTTCAAGAAGCTGGTGAAGGGCCACGCCTACTCGCTCACTGGACTGAAGGAG GTTAATTTCCGTGGGAACATGGAGCGGCTGATCCGAATACGTAACCCCTGGGGCCAGGTGGAGTGGACCGGTGCCTGGAGTGACAG TTCCCCTGAGTGGGACGAGATCGACCCGTCTGAGCGAGAAGACCTGCATCTTCAGATGGAAGACGGCGAGTTTTG GATGTCCTTCAGAGATTTTCTGAGGCAGTTTTCTCGGCTGGAGATCTGTAATCTGACCCCTGACGCTCTGAGCGAGGACACTCTCAGCCACTGGAACACCATGAAGTTTTACGGCATGTGGAGGAGAGGCAGCACCGCCGGAGGCTGCAGGAACCATCCCA ACACGTTTTGGATCAACCCTCAGTATAAGATCACGTTGCTGGAGGAGGACGACGACCCCGAGGATGATGAGGTGGCGTGCAGCTTTTTAGTAGCTCTCATGCAGAAGGACCGCCGCAGATATCGGCGCCAAGGGCAGGACATGCACACCATCGGCTTTGCTCTGTATGAG ATTCCTGAAGAG TACAGAGGCTGCCAGAATGTGCATTTGAAGAAAAACTTCTTTCTGAGCCATTCATCGTGTGCTCGCTCCGAGACCTTTATTAACCTGCGAGAGGTGAGCACGCGGCTTCGCCTGCCCCCCGGAGAATACCTCATCGTCCCCTCCACCTATGAGCCCAGCAAAGAGGCTGACTTTGTCCTCCGGGTCTTCACGGAGAAGCAGTCGGAAACAGA AGAACTGGATGATGAAGTCTCTGCCGATTTTGGAGAAGAT GATGAAATCAGTGAAGATGACATCGATGACTCTTTTAAGTCCATGTTTGCACAGCTGGCAGGAGAG GACATGGAGATCTCTGTGCACGAGCTTAAGACCATTATGAACAGAGTCGTCACCCGCC ATAAAGATCTGAAGACTGACGGCTTCAGTACGGAATCGTGCAGGACCATGGTCAACCTGATGGAC AAAGACGGCAGCGCCCGTTTAGGGCTGGTGGAGTTTCAGATCCTGTGGAACAAGATCCGGAAGTGGCTG GTCATTTTTAGAGAATTTGACCTCGACAAGTCGGGGGCCATGAGCTCGTATGAGATGCGTCTCGCTGTGGAGTCAGCAG GCTTCAAACTGAACAACAGACTGAACCAGGTTCTGGTGGCCCGGTATGCAGAGAATGAGATGATTGACTTTGACAACTTCATCTGCTGCCTGGTCAAGCTCGAAGCCATGTTTA GGTCTTTCCAGCAGTTCAATAAGGATGAGTCAGGAGTGGCTGAGATGAATATCAACGAG TGGCTCTACCTGACCATGTGTGGCTGA
- the tmem63ba gene encoding CSC1-like protein 2 isoform X1, with product MHRVLILIVGIMGVQGCSDSESCTTPTPNSTSKDFCYSARIRSTVLQGLPFGGVPTVLALDFMCFLGLLVVFSFLRKVAWDYGRLALVTDVDRRMDQRYSRLDDREYVASAMTSEAPDRYERLTSVSSSVDIEQRDTGFCSWLTAIFRIKDEEIREKCGEDAVHYLSFQRHIIGLLVVVGVLSVGIILPVNFSGNLLENNAYSFGRTTIANLDADNTLLWLHTTFAFLYLLLTVYSMRRHTSKMHYKEDDLVKRTLFVNGISKYAEETEIRQHFEQAYENCAVLEARICYDVARLMYFNSERKKAERSKKFFIDLQAKEHITTMINPKPCGHLCCCVIKGCEQEEAVSYYTKLESQLKDDYRKEREKVNRKPLGMSFVTFQNESITAIILKDFNACKCQGCQCRREPKSSQFSAKLHTHNWTVSYAPDPQNVYWEHLSVGGFSWWIRCFIINTVLFLLLFFLTTPAIIISTMDKFNVTKPVEYLNNPIITQFFPTLLLWSFSALLPTIVYYSAFFEAHWTRSGENRTTMHKCYTFLIFMVLLLPSLGLSSLDVFFRWLFDRRFLADAKVRFECVFLPDNGAFFVNYVIASAFIGNAMDLLRIPGLLMYMIRLCLARSAAERRNVKRHQAYEFQFGAAYAWMMCVFTVVMTYSITCPIIVPFGLMYMLLKHLADRYNMYYAYLPSKLDKKIHSGAVNQVVAAPILCLFWLLFFSTVRSGFSAATSMFTFIVLIITIIICLSHVCFGHFKYLSAHNYKIDTQEVDGLENGRPVCTSAANKAAQMYIAQVLQDPNSEEAGSGSGEDDGQGSSQDEEIINVENGLNEDFQSGEDSLIDNEVRH from the exons ATGCACCGAGTGTTGATATTAATCGTGGGCATCATGGGGGTGCAGGGATGCTCAGATTCAGAGAGCTGCACGACGCCGACGCCCAATTCCACCTCCAAGGACTTCTGTTACTCGGCCCGGATCCGCAGCACCGTGCTCCAGGGCTTGCCTTTCGGCGGGGTGCCAACTGTCCTCGCCCTGGACTTCATGTGCTTCTTG GGGCTGCTGGTTGTGTTCTCCTTCCTGAGAAAAGTAGCATGGGACTACGGGCGCCTTGCTCTGGTGACTGATGTCGACAG AAGAATGGATCAGCGGTACAGTCGCCTGGATGATCGGGAATA CGTGGCCTCAGCCATGACATCAGAGGCACCAGATCGCTACGAGCGCCTCACCTCAGTTTCCAGCTCTGTGGACATcgagcagagagacaca GGCTTCTGCTCCTGGTTAACTGCCATCTTCCGCATCAA GGATGAAGAGATAAGGGAGAAGTGTGGCGAGGACGCCGTGCATTACTTGTCCTTTCAGCGCCACATCATTGGCCTGCTAGTGGTGGTGGGCGTGCTCTCTGTGGGCATCATCCTGCCCGTTAACTTCTCGGGAAACCTACTTG AAAACAATGCCTACAGTTTTGGGCGAACCACTATAGCAAATTTGGATGCAGA TAATACACTACTATGGCTGCACACCACCTTTGCATTCCTCTACCTGTTACTGACCGTGTACAGTATGAGACGACACACCTCAAAGATGCACTACAAGGAGGATGACCTG GTGAAACGCACTTtatttgtcaatggaatctCCAAATACGCAGAGGAGACTGAGATAAGGCAGCACTTTGA GCAGGCGTATGAAAACTGTGCTGTACTGGAAGCTCGTATCTGTTACGATGTGGCCAGACTGATGTATTTCAACTCTGAGAG GAAGAAGGCAGAGCGCAGCAAGAAATTCTTCATTGACCTGCAGGCCAAGGAGCACATTACCACCATGATCAATCCAAAACCCTGTGGACACCTTTGCTGTTGTGTCATCAAAGGCTGTGAGCAG GAAGAGGCCGTGAGCTACTACACCAAGCTGGAGTCACAACTGAAAGATGACtacaggaaggagagagagaaggttaACAGGAAGCCCTTAGGAATGTCCTTCGTCACCTTCCAGAACGAGTCCATAACTGCCAT AATCTTGAAGGACTTCAATGCTTGCAAGTGTCAGGGCTGTCAGTGCCGCCGGGAGCCCAAGAGCTCTCAGTTCAGCGccaagctgcacacacacaactggaCCGTCAGCTACGCCCCCGATCCTCAAAATGTCTACTG GGAGCATCTGTCAGTGGGAGGATTTTCTTGGTGGATCCGCTGCTTCATCATCAAcactgtcctcttcctcctcctcttcttcctcaccaCCCCGGCCATCATCATCTCCACCATGGACAAGTTCAATGTTACCAAACCAGTGGAGTACCTGAAT AATCCAATCATCACCCAGTTCTtccccaccctcctcctgtGGTCCTTCTCTGCCTTACTTCCCACCATCGTCTATTACTCTGCCTTCTTCGAAGCCCACTGGACCCG GTCAGGAGAGAACAGGACCACAATGCATAAATGCTACACTTTTTTGATCTTCAtggtcctgctgctgccctCCCTCGGACTCAGCAG tttggatgttttcttccGCTGGCTTTTTGACAGAAGGTTCTTGGCAGATGCTAAAGTGAGATTTGA GTGTGTGTTCCTTCCGGACAATGGAGCCTTCTTTGTCAACTATGTCATTGCGTCTGCGTTCATCGGTAACGCCATGGACCTGCTGAGGATTCCCGGTCTGCTGATGTACATGATCCGCCTGTGCTTGGCTCGGTCTGCAGCGGAGAGGAGGAACGTCAAGAGG CACCAAGCCTATGAGTTCCAGTTCGGGGCAGCTTATGCCTGGATGATGTGTGTCTTCACCGTGGTCATGACCTACAGCATCACCTGCCCAATCATCGTCCCTTTTG GGCTGATGTACATGCTGCTGAAACACCTAGCAGACCGCTACAACATGTACTACGCTTATCTGCCATCCAAACTGGACAAGAAGATCCACTCTGGAGCCGTCAACCAAGTGGTGGCTGCTCCTATTCTGTGTCTCTTCTGGCTCTTGTTCTTCTCCACCGTTCGCTCGG GGTTCTCAGCTGCAACATCCATGTTCACATTCATAGTGTTgatcatcacaatcatcatctGCCTCTCTCACGTCTGCTTCGGACACTTTAAATATCTCAGTGCTCACAACTACAAG ATTGACACCCAGGAGGTGGACGGGTTGGAGAACGGCCGTCCAGTGTGCACGTCTGCCGCCAACAAGGCAGCG CAAATGTACATCGCTCAGGTACTTCAAGACCCAAATTCAGAGGAGGCTGGTTCAGGCAGCGGCGAGGACGACGGCCAGGGGTCCTCGCAGGACGAGGAAATAATCAATGTTGAAAATGGCCTGAATGAGGACTTCCAGTCTGGTGAGGACAGCCTCATTGATAATGAAGTGCGGCACTGA
- the tmem63ba gene encoding CSC1-like protein 2 isoform X2, which yields MHRVLILIVGIMGVQGCSDSESCTTPTPNSTSKDFCYSARIRSTVLQGLPFGGVPTVLALDFMCFLGLLVVFSFLRKVAWDYGRLALVTDVDRMDQRYSRLDDREYVASAMTSEAPDRYERLTSVSSSVDIEQRDTGFCSWLTAIFRIKDEEIREKCGEDAVHYLSFQRHIIGLLVVVGVLSVGIILPVNFSGNLLENNAYSFGRTTIANLDADNTLLWLHTTFAFLYLLLTVYSMRRHTSKMHYKEDDLVKRTLFVNGISKYAEETEIRQHFEQAYENCAVLEARICYDVARLMYFNSERKKAERSKKFFIDLQAKEHITTMINPKPCGHLCCCVIKGCEQEEAVSYYTKLESQLKDDYRKEREKVNRKPLGMSFVTFQNESITAIILKDFNACKCQGCQCRREPKSSQFSAKLHTHNWTVSYAPDPQNVYWEHLSVGGFSWWIRCFIINTVLFLLLFFLTTPAIIISTMDKFNVTKPVEYLNNPIITQFFPTLLLWSFSALLPTIVYYSAFFEAHWTRSGENRTTMHKCYTFLIFMVLLLPSLGLSSLDVFFRWLFDRRFLADAKVRFECVFLPDNGAFFVNYVIASAFIGNAMDLLRIPGLLMYMIRLCLARSAAERRNVKRHQAYEFQFGAAYAWMMCVFTVVMTYSITCPIIVPFGLMYMLLKHLADRYNMYYAYLPSKLDKKIHSGAVNQVVAAPILCLFWLLFFSTVRSGFSAATSMFTFIVLIITIIICLSHVCFGHFKYLSAHNYKIDTQEVDGLENGRPVCTSAANKAAQMYIAQVLQDPNSEEAGSGSGEDDGQGSSQDEEIINVENGLNEDFQSGEDSLIDNEVRH from the exons ATGCACCGAGTGTTGATATTAATCGTGGGCATCATGGGGGTGCAGGGATGCTCAGATTCAGAGAGCTGCACGACGCCGACGCCCAATTCCACCTCCAAGGACTTCTGTTACTCGGCCCGGATCCGCAGCACCGTGCTCCAGGGCTTGCCTTTCGGCGGGGTGCCAACTGTCCTCGCCCTGGACTTCATGTGCTTCTTG GGGCTGCTGGTTGTGTTCTCCTTCCTGAGAAAAGTAGCATGGGACTACGGGCGCCTTGCTCTGGTGACTGATGTCGACAG AATGGATCAGCGGTACAGTCGCCTGGATGATCGGGAATA CGTGGCCTCAGCCATGACATCAGAGGCACCAGATCGCTACGAGCGCCTCACCTCAGTTTCCAGCTCTGTGGACATcgagcagagagacaca GGCTTCTGCTCCTGGTTAACTGCCATCTTCCGCATCAA GGATGAAGAGATAAGGGAGAAGTGTGGCGAGGACGCCGTGCATTACTTGTCCTTTCAGCGCCACATCATTGGCCTGCTAGTGGTGGTGGGCGTGCTCTCTGTGGGCATCATCCTGCCCGTTAACTTCTCGGGAAACCTACTTG AAAACAATGCCTACAGTTTTGGGCGAACCACTATAGCAAATTTGGATGCAGA TAATACACTACTATGGCTGCACACCACCTTTGCATTCCTCTACCTGTTACTGACCGTGTACAGTATGAGACGACACACCTCAAAGATGCACTACAAGGAGGATGACCTG GTGAAACGCACTTtatttgtcaatggaatctCCAAATACGCAGAGGAGACTGAGATAAGGCAGCACTTTGA GCAGGCGTATGAAAACTGTGCTGTACTGGAAGCTCGTATCTGTTACGATGTGGCCAGACTGATGTATTTCAACTCTGAGAG GAAGAAGGCAGAGCGCAGCAAGAAATTCTTCATTGACCTGCAGGCCAAGGAGCACATTACCACCATGATCAATCCAAAACCCTGTGGACACCTTTGCTGTTGTGTCATCAAAGGCTGTGAGCAG GAAGAGGCCGTGAGCTACTACACCAAGCTGGAGTCACAACTGAAAGATGACtacaggaaggagagagagaaggttaACAGGAAGCCCTTAGGAATGTCCTTCGTCACCTTCCAGAACGAGTCCATAACTGCCAT AATCTTGAAGGACTTCAATGCTTGCAAGTGTCAGGGCTGTCAGTGCCGCCGGGAGCCCAAGAGCTCTCAGTTCAGCGccaagctgcacacacacaactggaCCGTCAGCTACGCCCCCGATCCTCAAAATGTCTACTG GGAGCATCTGTCAGTGGGAGGATTTTCTTGGTGGATCCGCTGCTTCATCATCAAcactgtcctcttcctcctcctcttcttcctcaccaCCCCGGCCATCATCATCTCCACCATGGACAAGTTCAATGTTACCAAACCAGTGGAGTACCTGAAT AATCCAATCATCACCCAGTTCTtccccaccctcctcctgtGGTCCTTCTCTGCCTTACTTCCCACCATCGTCTATTACTCTGCCTTCTTCGAAGCCCACTGGACCCG GTCAGGAGAGAACAGGACCACAATGCATAAATGCTACACTTTTTTGATCTTCAtggtcctgctgctgccctCCCTCGGACTCAGCAG tttggatgttttcttccGCTGGCTTTTTGACAGAAGGTTCTTGGCAGATGCTAAAGTGAGATTTGA GTGTGTGTTCCTTCCGGACAATGGAGCCTTCTTTGTCAACTATGTCATTGCGTCTGCGTTCATCGGTAACGCCATGGACCTGCTGAGGATTCCCGGTCTGCTGATGTACATGATCCGCCTGTGCTTGGCTCGGTCTGCAGCGGAGAGGAGGAACGTCAAGAGG CACCAAGCCTATGAGTTCCAGTTCGGGGCAGCTTATGCCTGGATGATGTGTGTCTTCACCGTGGTCATGACCTACAGCATCACCTGCCCAATCATCGTCCCTTTTG GGCTGATGTACATGCTGCTGAAACACCTAGCAGACCGCTACAACATGTACTACGCTTATCTGCCATCCAAACTGGACAAGAAGATCCACTCTGGAGCCGTCAACCAAGTGGTGGCTGCTCCTATTCTGTGTCTCTTCTGGCTCTTGTTCTTCTCCACCGTTCGCTCGG GGTTCTCAGCTGCAACATCCATGTTCACATTCATAGTGTTgatcatcacaatcatcatctGCCTCTCTCACGTCTGCTTCGGACACTTTAAATATCTCAGTGCTCACAACTACAAG ATTGACACCCAGGAGGTGGACGGGTTGGAGAACGGCCGTCCAGTGTGCACGTCTGCCGCCAACAAGGCAGCG CAAATGTACATCGCTCAGGTACTTCAAGACCCAAATTCAGAGGAGGCTGGTTCAGGCAGCGGCGAGGACGACGGCCAGGGGTCCTCGCAGGACGAGGAAATAATCAATGTTGAAAATGGCCTGAATGAGGACTTCCAGTCTGGTGAGGACAGCCTCATTGATAATGAAGTGCGGCACTGA
- the tmem63ba gene encoding CSC1-like protein 2 isoform X3, whose product MHRVLILIVGIMGVQGCSDSESCTTPTPNSTSKDFCYSARIRSTVLQGLPFGGVPTVLALDFMCFLGLLVVFSFLRKVAWDYGRLALVTDVDSVASAMTSEAPDRYERLTSVSSSVDIEQRDTGFCSWLTAIFRIKDEEIREKCGEDAVHYLSFQRHIIGLLVVVGVLSVGIILPVNFSGNLLENNAYSFGRTTIANLDADNTLLWLHTTFAFLYLLLTVYSMRRHTSKMHYKEDDLVKRTLFVNGISKYAEETEIRQHFEQAYENCAVLEARICYDVARLMYFNSERKKAERSKKFFIDLQAKEHITTMINPKPCGHLCCCVIKGCEQEEAVSYYTKLESQLKDDYRKEREKVNRKPLGMSFVTFQNESITAIILKDFNACKCQGCQCRREPKSSQFSAKLHTHNWTVSYAPDPQNVYWEHLSVGGFSWWIRCFIINTVLFLLLFFLTTPAIIISTMDKFNVTKPVEYLNNPIITQFFPTLLLWSFSALLPTIVYYSAFFEAHWTRSGENRTTMHKCYTFLIFMVLLLPSLGLSSLDVFFRWLFDRRFLADAKVRFECVFLPDNGAFFVNYVIASAFIGNAMDLLRIPGLLMYMIRLCLARSAAERRNVKRHQAYEFQFGAAYAWMMCVFTVVMTYSITCPIIVPFGLMYMLLKHLADRYNMYYAYLPSKLDKKIHSGAVNQVVAAPILCLFWLLFFSTVRSGFSAATSMFTFIVLIITIIICLSHVCFGHFKYLSAHNYKIDTQEVDGLENGRPVCTSAANKAAQMYIAQVLQDPNSEEAGSGSGEDDGQGSSQDEEIINVENGLNEDFQSGEDSLIDNEVRH is encoded by the exons ATGCACCGAGTGTTGATATTAATCGTGGGCATCATGGGGGTGCAGGGATGCTCAGATTCAGAGAGCTGCACGACGCCGACGCCCAATTCCACCTCCAAGGACTTCTGTTACTCGGCCCGGATCCGCAGCACCGTGCTCCAGGGCTTGCCTTTCGGCGGGGTGCCAACTGTCCTCGCCCTGGACTTCATGTGCTTCTTG GGGCTGCTGGTTGTGTTCTCCTTCCTGAGAAAAGTAGCATGGGACTACGGGCGCCTTGCTCTGGTGACTGATGTCGACAG CGTGGCCTCAGCCATGACATCAGAGGCACCAGATCGCTACGAGCGCCTCACCTCAGTTTCCAGCTCTGTGGACATcgagcagagagacaca GGCTTCTGCTCCTGGTTAACTGCCATCTTCCGCATCAA GGATGAAGAGATAAGGGAGAAGTGTGGCGAGGACGCCGTGCATTACTTGTCCTTTCAGCGCCACATCATTGGCCTGCTAGTGGTGGTGGGCGTGCTCTCTGTGGGCATCATCCTGCCCGTTAACTTCTCGGGAAACCTACTTG AAAACAATGCCTACAGTTTTGGGCGAACCACTATAGCAAATTTGGATGCAGA TAATACACTACTATGGCTGCACACCACCTTTGCATTCCTCTACCTGTTACTGACCGTGTACAGTATGAGACGACACACCTCAAAGATGCACTACAAGGAGGATGACCTG GTGAAACGCACTTtatttgtcaatggaatctCCAAATACGCAGAGGAGACTGAGATAAGGCAGCACTTTGA GCAGGCGTATGAAAACTGTGCTGTACTGGAAGCTCGTATCTGTTACGATGTGGCCAGACTGATGTATTTCAACTCTGAGAG GAAGAAGGCAGAGCGCAGCAAGAAATTCTTCATTGACCTGCAGGCCAAGGAGCACATTACCACCATGATCAATCCAAAACCCTGTGGACACCTTTGCTGTTGTGTCATCAAAGGCTGTGAGCAG GAAGAGGCCGTGAGCTACTACACCAAGCTGGAGTCACAACTGAAAGATGACtacaggaaggagagagagaaggttaACAGGAAGCCCTTAGGAATGTCCTTCGTCACCTTCCAGAACGAGTCCATAACTGCCAT AATCTTGAAGGACTTCAATGCTTGCAAGTGTCAGGGCTGTCAGTGCCGCCGGGAGCCCAAGAGCTCTCAGTTCAGCGccaagctgcacacacacaactggaCCGTCAGCTACGCCCCCGATCCTCAAAATGTCTACTG GGAGCATCTGTCAGTGGGAGGATTTTCTTGGTGGATCCGCTGCTTCATCATCAAcactgtcctcttcctcctcctcttcttcctcaccaCCCCGGCCATCATCATCTCCACCATGGACAAGTTCAATGTTACCAAACCAGTGGAGTACCTGAAT AATCCAATCATCACCCAGTTCTtccccaccctcctcctgtGGTCCTTCTCTGCCTTACTTCCCACCATCGTCTATTACTCTGCCTTCTTCGAAGCCCACTGGACCCG GTCAGGAGAGAACAGGACCACAATGCATAAATGCTACACTTTTTTGATCTTCAtggtcctgctgctgccctCCCTCGGACTCAGCAG tttggatgttttcttccGCTGGCTTTTTGACAGAAGGTTCTTGGCAGATGCTAAAGTGAGATTTGA GTGTGTGTTCCTTCCGGACAATGGAGCCTTCTTTGTCAACTATGTCATTGCGTCTGCGTTCATCGGTAACGCCATGGACCTGCTGAGGATTCCCGGTCTGCTGATGTACATGATCCGCCTGTGCTTGGCTCGGTCTGCAGCGGAGAGGAGGAACGTCAAGAGG CACCAAGCCTATGAGTTCCAGTTCGGGGCAGCTTATGCCTGGATGATGTGTGTCTTCACCGTGGTCATGACCTACAGCATCACCTGCCCAATCATCGTCCCTTTTG GGCTGATGTACATGCTGCTGAAACACCTAGCAGACCGCTACAACATGTACTACGCTTATCTGCCATCCAAACTGGACAAGAAGATCCACTCTGGAGCCGTCAACCAAGTGGTGGCTGCTCCTATTCTGTGTCTCTTCTGGCTCTTGTTCTTCTCCACCGTTCGCTCGG GGTTCTCAGCTGCAACATCCATGTTCACATTCATAGTGTTgatcatcacaatcatcatctGCCTCTCTCACGTCTGCTTCGGACACTTTAAATATCTCAGTGCTCACAACTACAAG ATTGACACCCAGGAGGTGGACGGGTTGGAGAACGGCCGTCCAGTGTGCACGTCTGCCGCCAACAAGGCAGCG CAAATGTACATCGCTCAGGTACTTCAAGACCCAAATTCAGAGGAGGCTGGTTCAGGCAGCGGCGAGGACGACGGCCAGGGGTCCTCGCAGGACGAGGAAATAATCAATGTTGAAAATGGCCTGAATGAGGACTTCCAGTCTGGTGAGGACAGCCTCATTGATAATGAAGTGCGGCACTGA
- the LOC139211095 gene encoding zinc transporter ZIP9, which translates to MEGGLTITLVSVGMFVGCFLLGFLPLLFSLSEKSLQFVSILGAGLLCGTALAVVVPEGVGLLQDSWRASSSSGVPSGLNVSKNSSASTDGGRTPRLVIGVALTFGFTLMFVVDQVGSYLSTRAPSSRVGVTATLGLLIHAAADGFALGAAVATGQETVQVIVFLAVILHKAPAAFGLVSFLMHAGLEKKFIQGHLLAFSAAAPIVAFTTYFILHASSSSSENQLRATGVGMLFSAGTFLYVATVHVLPEVSSSRTVRPPPPPPPPLPPPDLQQQDGAAAPQQRHLGLLESLTLILGVGLPMGLAAGLRDD; encoded by the exons ATGGAGGGGGGGCTGACCATCACTCTGGTGTCGGTAGGGATGTTCGTGGGCTGTTTCCTGCTCGGGTTCCTCCCGCTGCTGTTCTCCCTCTCTGAG AAAAGCCTGCAGTTTGTGTCCATCCTGGGGGCCGGACTGCTGTGTGGGACCGCGCTGGCTGTGGTCGTCCCGGAGGGGGTGGGCTTACTGCAGGACTCCTGGAGAG catcctcctcctctggtgtgCCGTCCGGTCTGAACGTCAGTAAAAACAGTTCGGCCTCCACAGACGGGGGCCGAACACCCCGGCTCGTCATCGGCGTGGCTCTCACCTTCGGCTTCACCCTCATGTTTGTGGTGGATCAGGTCGGCAGCTACCTCTCCACGCGCG CGCCGAGCAGCCGTGTGGGCGTCACGGCCACGCTGGGGCTGCTCATCCACGCTGCAG ctgatggCTTCGCTCTGGGTGCGGCCGTGGCCACAGGTCAGGAGACGGTGCAAGTCATAGTGTTTCTGGCTGTGATCCTGCACAAG GCGCCTGCAGCTTTCGGCCTCGTCTCCTTTCTGATGCACGCAGGCCTGGAGAAGAAGTTCATTCAGGGACATTTACTGGCCTTTTCCGCCGCCGCCCCCATCGTCGCCTTCACCACTTACTTCATTCTACATGCA tcCAGCAGCTCATCTGAGAACCAGCTCAGAGCGACAGGTGTGGGGATGCTCTTCTCGGCTGGGACCTTCCTCTACGTGGCCACAGTTCACGTCCTGCCtgaggtcagcagcagcaggacggtccggccgccgccgccgccgccgccgccgctgccgccgcctgacctccagcagcaggacggAGCCGCGGCCCCCCAGCAGCGACACCTGGGGCTCCTGGAGAGCCTCACTCTCATCCTGGGGGTGGGGCTCCCGATGGGGCTGGCTGCCGGGCTGCGGGACGACTGA